CCGTACTTCTCCAGGATGCGGATGGAACTCACATTGTCCGCAACCGCCCGGGCGCGGACGGGACGGTCGCTGAACTCTTCCAGGAACAGGCCGACGGCGGCGGTGGTGATGCCGCGGCCCCAGCGTGCCTTGTCGATCCAGTAGCTGATTTCGGGGACGTCGCCGTCGCGGTAGGCCAGGATGCTGCCGACTACCTCGCCGTCGGACACGATGGTGCGCACCGTAATGGATTCATCGTTGAGGATGCTCTGCCAGTGATGGTCAAAGACGCCGCGGTCCGACGGGTTCTTGGCGGTGAAGGCCGCCATATGGTTGGCGCTGGGATCCAGCTGATGGGAGAAGAATTCCTCCAGATCGGCGGGAACTACGGCACGAAGCTCAATCACAGCAGGTCTTTCTGCTCGGGGTTTGGGGAGTGTTCGGAGGGAAGGAAAAAAGTCCGGCAGCTACTCGGCGTTCAGGGCCGCCCACGCCATTCTATCGAGCAGGGAGCGCAGCCGTGCGGTCTCCCGGGCGCTGGTGCGCCCGTGCATCGAGTGCGACGTTGAGTTGATCAGGCCGAAAACGCCCTGCGCCCGGTGCCGCAGCAGCGGCAGGTCGGAGCCGGGATGCAGGGCGGACAGTGCGTCCACCCATACCCCCACGTACTGGCGCTGCAGGGACCGGACCCGGCGTTCGTCGTCTTCGGGAAGGCTGCCCAGATCCCGGTCCTGGACCCGGATCACGTCTGCCTGCCGCAGGGCGAAGTCCACCTGGAATTCCACCAGGCCGCGCAGGGCAATTTCGGGCGTGGCTGATTCGGCCACCACTGCTTTGCCGCCCTCCAGCAGGTCCTGGCTGACTCCCACCAGCAGGGCGGAGAGCACGGCCGGTTTGCCGCTGAAGTGCCGGTATACCGCGGGGCCGCTGACGCCGGCGGCCGCACCGAGTTCTTCAATGGAGACCCCGTTGTAGCCGCGCTCGGCAAACAGGGCCGCGGCGGCGTCGAGCATCGCGGCCCGGCGCGACGCTTTGGCGAGGCTGCGCCCCGTCATCCGGACCTTCTCGTTGGTTGCATCGTCTTTAGCTGCGTCCATACCCA
This Arthrobacter sp. zg-Y20 DNA region includes the following protein-coding sequences:
- a CDS encoding GNAT family N-acetyltransferase; amino-acid sequence: MIELRAVVPADLEEFFSHQLDPSANHMAAFTAKNPSDRGVFDHHWQSILNDESITVRTIVSDGEVVGSILAYRDGDVPEISYWIDKARWGRGITTAAVGLFLEEFSDRPVRARAVADNVSSIRILEKYGFKVIGETQGFANARGAVVKELELELN
- a CDS encoding TetR/AcrR family transcriptional regulator codes for the protein MDAAKDDATNEKVRMTGRSLAKASRRAAMLDAAAALFAERGYNGVSIEELGAAAGVSGPAVYRHFSGKPAVLSALLVGVSQDLLEGGKAVVAESATPEIALRGLVEFQVDFALRQADVIRVQDRDLGSLPEDDERRVRSLQRQYVGVWVDALSALHPGSDLPLLRHRAQGVFGLINSTSHSMHGRTSARETARLRSLLDRMAWAALNAE